In Cyprinus carpio isolate SPL01 chromosome B16, ASM1834038v1, whole genome shotgun sequence, the following are encoded in one genomic region:
- the LOC109104939 gene encoding lethal(3)malignant brain tumor-like protein 4 isoform X3, whose product MFPRRRDCTVWDLDEILIYDKRQVKMAETSTSDGPATGTDFDMMSALDWKDGIATLPGSDIRFRMTEFGTLEIVTEVEPKVKEAELTGSQPQTTGTNNTNSPEQNKTSNQSAKPQSNTEHQTNTVVSTDPHRQAGGNNAVDSPSVSTVPNAIVPMTEATANCRSCGHSGSRESFLQGKYCSAPCVQPTSGRSTPAEAVEGERLGKRVRKKKKMFMESGDEEEDNIEEEEEKVKSSKGRRAAKVARLVTAPLVKKKTWSWSAYLEEERAITAPLKLFKEHQSFPQSRNGFKVGMKLEGLDPSHPALFCVLTVAEVQGYRIRLHFDGYPECYDFWVNADSWDVKPPGWCEKMGLKLLLPKGCRDGEFNWNTYVKNCRGQLAPKHLFKSLNTSVTPSGFRAGMKLEAVDRKNPSLICVATIAAAVDNRLLIHFDNWDDSYDYWCDASSPYIHPVGYCEEAELTLTTPADYKPPKVFTWEKYLEETGAQAAPARAFKQRPPHGFQVGMKLEAVDKRNAMLIRVSTISDVEDHRIKIHFDGWSEEYDYWLDADSPDLHPVGWCQKTGHPLQHPNGPRVSPVPPGQGCPTQGCNGVGHIRGPRAVSCPYSDVNLNKDGLVPDRLNGERPVTLSGPPRHRRAETLTQTYPPTPTAGTPEPPDTTTDACPPARSVREHVVSGSAPKCVKPPQVKQEGDGKDSLQQFLHESVFGGWEPPRFHLCWEKHGKLLPEALGLTAKSVAKWNTEEVATFVRGLPGCREHAATFRKEQIDGEAFLLLTQSDIVKILSIKLGPALKIYNSILMLKSADEE is encoded by the exons ATGTTTCCGAGGCGACGTGACTGCACGGTCTGGGATTTAGATGAAATTTTGATTTATGATAAACGGCAG GTAAAGATGGCAGAGACATCTACGAGTGATGGTCCTGCCACAGGAACCGATTTTGACATGATGAGCGCACTTGATTGGAAGGACGGCATAGCCACCTTGCCAGGAAGTGACATTCGg TTTCGGATGACTGAATTTGGTACCCTTGAGATCGTCACAGAGGTGGAGCCCAAAGTTAAAGAGGCAGAGCTTACAGGCTCACAGCCTCAAACTACAGGCACCAACAACACTAACTCTCctgagcaaaacaaaacatcaaatcagTCTGCAAAGCCCCAGTCAAATACAGAGCATCAGACAAATACAGTGG TTTCCACTGACCCCCACAGGCAGGCAGGGGGCAACAACGCTGTGGACAGCCCCAGTGTGAGTACAGTGCCCAATGCGATTGTTCCCATGACCGAGGCGACTGCAAACTGCAGGTCATGTGGTCACTCTGGTTCACGCGAATCCTTTCTACAAGGCAAATATTGCAGCGCTCCTTGTGTACAGCCCACCAGTGGCAG gtcAACCCCAGCTGAGGCTGTCGAAGGGGAACGTTTAGGTAAACGTgtgagaaagaagaagaagatgtttATGGAGTCTGGAGATGAAGAGGAGGACAACATAGAGGAGGaagag gAGAAGGTTAAATCCTCAAAGGGGAGACGAGCAGCTAAAGTTGCTAGACTAG TGACTGCACCTCTGGTTAAGAAGAAAACCTGGAGTTGGTCAGCTTATCTAGAGGAGGAGAGAGCCATTACTGCTCCCTTGAAACTTTTTAAGGAG CACCAGTCATTTCCTCAAAGCAGGAATGgatttaaagttggcatgaagtTAGAGGGGTTGGACCCCAGTCACCCTGCTCTCTTCTGCGTTTTGACTGTTGCAGAG GTGCAAGGCTACAGGATTCGGCTTCACTTTGATGGTTACCCTGAGTGCTATGACTTCTGGGTAAATGCTGACTCATGGGATGTGAAGCCGCCAGGCTGGTGTGAGAAAATGGGCCTCAAGCTATTGCTGCCAAAAG GCTGCAGAGACGGAGAGTTTAACTGGAACACATATGTAAAAAACTGTAGGGGTCAACTGGCCCCCAAACATCTCTTCAAGAGTCTTAATACA TCGGTCACGCCATCAGGATTCCGTGCCGGGATGAAGCTGGAAGCCGTTGACAGGAAGAACCCATCACTCATCTGTGTTGCAACCATTGCTGCTGCTGTCGACAACCGACTCCTCATTCACTTTGACAACTGGGATGATTCATATGATTATTG GTGTGATGCCAGCAGTCCATACATTCATCCGGTAGGGTACTGTGAGGAGGCTGAGTTAACGCTCACTACACCTGCAG ATTATAAGCCTCCCAAGGTTTTTACTTGGGAGAAGTACCTTGAGGAAACTGGAGCCCAGGCTGCACCAGCAAGAGCCTTTAAACAG AGACCACCACATGGCTTCCAAGTCGGGATGAAGCTGGAGGCAGTGGACAAACGTAATGCCATGCTTATCCGTGTATCCACCATCTCTGATGTAGAAGACCACAGAATCAAG ATCCATTTCGATGGCTGGAGTGAGGAGTATGATTATTGGCTAGATGCTGATAGCCCAGATCTGCACCCAGTAGGCTGGTGTCAGAAGACAGGTCATCCTCTACAACACCCCAATG GTCCCAGAGTTTCTCCAGTGCCTCCAGGACAAGGCTGCCCAACCCAAGGATGCAACGGAGTCGGACACATCAGAGGACCTCG GGCGGTGAGCTGTCCATACtcagatgtgaatttaaataagGACGGGCTGGTGCCGGACAGACTGAATGGAGAGAGGCCAGTCACGCTCAGTGGACCTCCGCGCCACCGCCGTGCTGAAACACTCACTCAGACGTACCCTCCCACACCCACCGCCGGCACCCCTGAACCCCCTGACACCACCACAGACGCCTGTCCACCAGCTCGCTCAGTGCGTGAGCACGTTGT GTCTGGCAGCGCTCCCAAATGTGTCAAGCCACCTCAAGTGAAGCAGGAAGGTGATGGGAAAG ATTCTCTTCAGCAGTTCCTGCATGAGTCTGTGTTTGGTGGATGGGAGCCCCCGAGGTTTCATCTGTGTTGGGAAAAGCATGGAAAACTCTTGCCTGAAGCTTTAGGCCTTACAGCTAAGAGTGTGGCCAAGTGGAACACAGAAGAG GTGGCAACTTTTGTAAGAGGGCTGCCTGGCTGCAGAGAGCATGCTGCCACTTTTAGGAAAGAG CAAATCGATGGCGAGGCCTTCCTGCTCCTTACTCAGTCAGACATTGTTAAGATTCTGAGCATCAAGTTGGGACCCGCTCTTAAAATTTACAATTCAATCCTCATGCTGAAGAGTGCAGATGAGGAGTAG
- the LOC109104939 gene encoding lethal(3)malignant brain tumor-like protein 4 isoform X5 codes for MNVTSSQVKMAETSTSDGPATGTDFDMMSALDWKDGIATLPGSDIRFRMTEFGTLEIVTEVEPKVKEAELTGSQPQTTGTNNTNSPEQNKTSNQSAKPQSNTEHQTNTVVSTDPHRQAGGNNAVDSPSVSTVPNAIVPMTEATANCRSCGHSGSRESFLQGKYCSAPCVQPTSGRSTPAEAVEGERLGKRVRKKKKMFMESGDEEEDNIEEEEEKVKSSKGRRAAKVARLVTAPLVKKKTWSWSAYLEEERAITAPLKLFKEHQSFPQSRNGFKVGMKLEGLDPSHPALFCVLTVAEVQGYRIRLHFDGYPECYDFWVNADSWDVKPPGWCEKMGLKLLLPKGCRDGEFNWNTYVKNCRGQLAPKHLFKSLNTSVTPSGFRAGMKLEAVDRKNPSLICVATIAAAVDNRLLIHFDNWDDSYDYWCDASSPYIHPVGYCEEAELTLTTPADYKPPKVFTWEKYLEETGAQAAPARAFKQRPPHGFQVGMKLEAVDKRNAMLIRVSTISDVEDHRIKIHFDGWSEEYDYWLDADSPDLHPVGWCQKTGHPLQHPNGPRVSPVPPGQGCPTQGCNGVGHIRGPRYGTHYTAVSCPYSDVNLNKDGLVPDRLNGERPVTLSGPPRHRRAETLTQTYPPTPTAGTPEPPDTTTDACPPARSVREHVVSGSAPKCVKPPQVKQEGDGKDSLQQFLHESVFGGWEPPRFHLCWEKHGKLLPEALGLTAKSVAKWNTEEVATFVRGLPGCREHAATFRKEQIDGEAFLLLTQSDIVKILSIKLGPALKIYNSILMLKSADEE; via the exons ATGAACGTCACCTCATCCCAG GTAAAGATGGCAGAGACATCTACGAGTGATGGTCCTGCCACAGGAACCGATTTTGACATGATGAGCGCACTTGATTGGAAGGACGGCATAGCCACCTTGCCAGGAAGTGACATTCGg TTTCGGATGACTGAATTTGGTACCCTTGAGATCGTCACAGAGGTGGAGCCCAAAGTTAAAGAGGCAGAGCTTACAGGCTCACAGCCTCAAACTACAGGCACCAACAACACTAACTCTCctgagcaaaacaaaacatcaaatcagTCTGCAAAGCCCCAGTCAAATACAGAGCATCAGACAAATACAGTGG TTTCCACTGACCCCCACAGGCAGGCAGGGGGCAACAACGCTGTGGACAGCCCCAGTGTGAGTACAGTGCCCAATGCGATTGTTCCCATGACCGAGGCGACTGCAAACTGCAGGTCATGTGGTCACTCTGGTTCACGCGAATCCTTTCTACAAGGCAAATATTGCAGCGCTCCTTGTGTACAGCCCACCAGTGGCAG gtcAACCCCAGCTGAGGCTGTCGAAGGGGAACGTTTAGGTAAACGTgtgagaaagaagaagaagatgtttATGGAGTCTGGAGATGAAGAGGAGGACAACATAGAGGAGGaagag gAGAAGGTTAAATCCTCAAAGGGGAGACGAGCAGCTAAAGTTGCTAGACTAG TGACTGCACCTCTGGTTAAGAAGAAAACCTGGAGTTGGTCAGCTTATCTAGAGGAGGAGAGAGCCATTACTGCTCCCTTGAAACTTTTTAAGGAG CACCAGTCATTTCCTCAAAGCAGGAATGgatttaaagttggcatgaagtTAGAGGGGTTGGACCCCAGTCACCCTGCTCTCTTCTGCGTTTTGACTGTTGCAGAG GTGCAAGGCTACAGGATTCGGCTTCACTTTGATGGTTACCCTGAGTGCTATGACTTCTGGGTAAATGCTGACTCATGGGATGTGAAGCCGCCAGGCTGGTGTGAGAAAATGGGCCTCAAGCTATTGCTGCCAAAAG GCTGCAGAGACGGAGAGTTTAACTGGAACACATATGTAAAAAACTGTAGGGGTCAACTGGCCCCCAAACATCTCTTCAAGAGTCTTAATACA TCGGTCACGCCATCAGGATTCCGTGCCGGGATGAAGCTGGAAGCCGTTGACAGGAAGAACCCATCACTCATCTGTGTTGCAACCATTGCTGCTGCTGTCGACAACCGACTCCTCATTCACTTTGACAACTGGGATGATTCATATGATTATTG GTGTGATGCCAGCAGTCCATACATTCATCCGGTAGGGTACTGTGAGGAGGCTGAGTTAACGCTCACTACACCTGCAG ATTATAAGCCTCCCAAGGTTTTTACTTGGGAGAAGTACCTTGAGGAAACTGGAGCCCAGGCTGCACCAGCAAGAGCCTTTAAACAG AGACCACCACATGGCTTCCAAGTCGGGATGAAGCTGGAGGCAGTGGACAAACGTAATGCCATGCTTATCCGTGTATCCACCATCTCTGATGTAGAAGACCACAGAATCAAG ATCCATTTCGATGGCTGGAGTGAGGAGTATGATTATTGGCTAGATGCTGATAGCCCAGATCTGCACCCAGTAGGCTGGTGTCAGAAGACAGGTCATCCTCTACAACACCCCAATG GTCCCAGAGTTTCTCCAGTGCCTCCAGGACAAGGCTGCCCAACCCAAGGATGCAACGGAGTCGGACACATCAGAGGACCTCGGTATGGGACACATTACAC GGCGGTGAGCTGTCCATACtcagatgtgaatttaaataagGACGGGCTGGTGCCGGACAGACTGAATGGAGAGAGGCCAGTCACGCTCAGTGGACCTCCGCGCCACCGCCGTGCTGAAACACTCACTCAGACGTACCCTCCCACACCCACCGCCGGCACCCCTGAACCCCCTGACACCACCACAGACGCCTGTCCACCAGCTCGCTCAGTGCGTGAGCACGTTGT GTCTGGCAGCGCTCCCAAATGTGTCAAGCCACCTCAAGTGAAGCAGGAAGGTGATGGGAAAG ATTCTCTTCAGCAGTTCCTGCATGAGTCTGTGTTTGGTGGATGGGAGCCCCCGAGGTTTCATCTGTGTTGGGAAAAGCATGGAAAACTCTTGCCTGAAGCTTTAGGCCTTACAGCTAAGAGTGTGGCCAAGTGGAACACAGAAGAG GTGGCAACTTTTGTAAGAGGGCTGCCTGGCTGCAGAGAGCATGCTGCCACTTTTAGGAAAGAG CAAATCGATGGCGAGGCCTTCCTGCTCCTTACTCAGTCAGACATTGTTAAGATTCTGAGCATCAAGTTGGGACCCGCTCTTAAAATTTACAATTCAATCCTCATGCTGAAGAGTGCAGATGAGGAGTAG